A DNA window from Halomicrobium mukohataei DSM 12286 contains the following coding sequences:
- a CDS encoding type II toxin-antitoxin system HicA family toxin, producing MTRHRRRIRLADISRPPTNTTRRCSERELTTVEAVHDDGSYTCTVRDSYGECDEVIVVPCEDDRRQVTVPLHDEVPIGTLRDIAGGAGANDFESFCDTDGCRRLPSRPHDGVRSIW from the coding sequence ATGACCCGTCACCGTCGCCGGATACGTCTCGCAGACATTTCACGTCCGCCGACAAACACGACTCGTAGATGCTCGGAGCGCGAACTCACCACCGTCGAGGCAGTCCACGACGACGGGTCCTACACCTGCACCGTCCGCGACAGCTACGGCGAGTGCGACGAGGTGATCGTCGTCCCCTGCGAGGACGATCGCCGACAGGTGACGGTCCCGTTACACGATGAGGTTCCGATCGGGACGCTCCGGGATATCGCCGGTGGTGCCGGTGCCAACGACTTCGAATCGTTCTGTGATACGGACGGTTGTAGGCGTTTACCCAGTCGACCGCACGACGGCGTGCGGTCGATCTGGTAA
- a CDS encoding AI-2E family transporter, producing MIEKTEFDRSRVLWWTLTAALVGTLGLVVYSYIGTFVFGIFIYYAARPVYRRLRRVVDRPGFAAAGALFAFEIPFLAVTGYLLFLGIKELERSAGAGAEVVAWFLPIPAAELERAVADPATYVSSFDAASINEIVSTGGDVLGPVSTFFLHLALGIAIAFYLLRDGEHIATWLREEVGEESALWLYATLVDRDFQVVYFGNVRTVVVVALLALGVYNGLNVIAPPGLKIPIPNVLALLTGAATLVPIVVGKIVYVPVTVYLGLAAIESDPATIWFPVAVAVVALLVLDLFPIMIVRPVFAGQSTHRGAMMFSYIFGGLLFSWYGVFFGPLLLIAAIHLVRVGLSELAHGDRVTAMVTTAHGLGSMPQPDGDPPDEAATGEADAPVGE from the coding sequence ATGATCGAGAAGACGGAGTTCGACCGATCGCGGGTGCTCTGGTGGACCCTCACTGCCGCTCTCGTCGGCACGCTCGGGCTGGTGGTGTACTCGTATATCGGGACGTTCGTCTTCGGGATATTCATCTACTACGCGGCCCGGCCTGTCTATCGTCGACTGCGACGCGTCGTCGACCGTCCCGGATTCGCTGCGGCGGGCGCGCTGTTCGCGTTCGAGATCCCGTTTCTCGCGGTGACCGGCTACCTCCTGTTTCTCGGCATCAAGGAACTCGAGCGGTCCGCCGGAGCAGGTGCGGAGGTCGTCGCCTGGTTCCTGCCGATCCCCGCCGCGGAACTGGAGCGGGCGGTCGCCGATCCCGCGACGTACGTGTCGTCGTTCGACGCGGCGTCGATCAACGAGATCGTCAGTACCGGCGGGGACGTTCTGGGGCCGGTGTCGACGTTCTTCCTGCATCTCGCGCTGGGGATCGCCATCGCGTTCTATCTGCTCCGGGACGGGGAGCACATTGCGACGTGGCTCCGCGAGGAGGTCGGCGAGGAGTCGGCCCTGTGGCTCTACGCGACGCTGGTCGATCGCGACTTCCAGGTGGTGTACTTCGGGAACGTCCGCACCGTGGTCGTCGTCGCGCTGCTCGCCCTGGGCGTCTACAACGGCCTCAACGTGATCGCCCCGCCGGGGCTGAAGATCCCCATCCCCAACGTCCTCGCGCTCCTGACGGGCGCGGCGACGCTCGTCCCCATCGTCGTGGGGAAGATCGTGTACGTCCCGGTGACGGTGTACCTCGGGCTGGCCGCGATCGAGTCGGACCCGGCGACGATCTGGTTCCCCGTCGCCGTGGCCGTCGTGGCGCTGCTCGTTCTCGATCTGTTCCCCATCATGATCGTTCGGCCGGTCTTCGCCGGGCAGAGTACCCACAGAGGGGCGATGATGTTTTCCTACATCTTCGGCGGGCTGCTGTTCAGCTGGTACGGCGTCTTCTTCGGTCCGCTGTTGCTGATCGCGGCCATCCATCTCGTCCGCGTGGGCCTCTCGGAGCTCGCCCACGGCGACCGCGTCACCGCAATGGTGACGACCGCGCACGGACTCGGCTCGATGCCACAGCCCGACGGGGACCCGCCCGACGAGGCGGCGACCGGGGAGGCTGACGCCCCCGTCGGAGAGTGA